From Spirosoma agri, one genomic window encodes:
- a CDS encoding helix-turn-helix domain-containing protein translates to MATYKLPQKIAARQHEITADFLAIIDRHLTDLLEERVTEMYEIRDIASEMNIHPTHLSNTIKLTTGQSPCYFFERKIMDIARTMLHDNQQTIATIAATLTFDPSNFTKFFKRFQGVTPKQYRESVLAADRQKTELLTI, encoded by the coding sequence ATGGCAACTTACAAGTTACCCCAGAAAATCGCGGCCCGGCAGCATGAGATAACCGCCGATTTCCTCGCTATTATTGATCGCCATCTGACTGACCTGCTGGAAGAACGGGTGACGGAGATGTACGAAATTCGGGATATTGCCAGCGAGATGAACATTCACCCGACGCACCTAAGCAATACCATTAAACTGACCACCGGCCAGTCGCCCTGTTATTTCTTCGAACGGAAGATCATGGACATTGCCCGGACGATGCTGCACGACAACCAACAGACCATCGCCACAATTGCCGCTACTTTGACCTTTGATCCGTCTAACTTCACGAAGTTCTTCAAGCGGTTTCAGGGTGTAACACCGAAGCAGTACCGGGAATCTGTTTTGGCGGCCGATCGGCAAAAAACTGAACTGCTCACCATTTAA
- a CDS encoding response regulator transcription factor, with product MNTLAPSLYGKNLFPPKLNNRELQFLELACSDLTYVQIADRMCVSPRTVDGYRETLFERFEVKSRVGLALWAVKTGVVIL from the coding sequence ATGAATACGCTCGCACCTTCTCTTTACGGGAAAAACCTGTTCCCACCTAAACTTAATAACCGCGAACTTCAATTTCTCGAACTAGCCTGCTCGGACTTAACCTACGTGCAAATCGCCGATCGGATGTGCGTCAGCCCCCGCACCGTCGATGGGTACCGGGAAACGTTATTTGAACGCTTCGAAGTAAAGAGTCGGGTCGGGCTCGCGCTGTGGGCCGTAAAAACGGGGGTTGTCATTTTATAA
- a CDS encoding glycosyltransferase has translation MQTEIDDAPEHLIVSPFLFPELSSPLLQLTVIVPVRNEAHHLTQTLDALRNQLDCTGKLLSSTLYEVLLLANNCTDQSYKVASQYQRNYPDFPLHIAQIQLPPNKANIGTVRRLLMDEAHRRLTSTGNAGGIIASTDGDTIVDKHWVYYIMLEIANGNDAVGGRILTHPESSKVRLYHLRNVMYRTLIAKAEAMIDPCPNDPWPRHFQHFGASIAVTCQMYEQAGRLPEKPFLEDEAFYKALLRTDARVRQSPHVKVFTSTRTNGRVAVGFSEQLRYWAALDQSGNEQLVEPVEAILSKFRNRQKLRLWWQAQGQLSRPDDIVQIAQDLLVDANWLMTEIEKSRFFGQLWEKVEEAIARGPWAEQWTPVPITAAIQDLRTFVRS, from the coding sequence ATGCAAACTGAAATTGACGATGCCCCAGAACATCTGATTGTAAGTCCCTTTTTGTTTCCTGAGCTATCCTCTCCCTTACTGCAACTGACTGTCATTGTGCCAGTTCGCAACGAAGCACATCATTTGACCCAAACCCTGGATGCGCTTCGCAATCAGTTGGATTGTACGGGCAAACTACTCAGTTCTACCCTGTATGAAGTACTGCTCCTGGCCAATAACTGCACCGATCAATCGTACAAAGTGGCTAGTCAGTACCAGCGAAATTACCCCGACTTTCCGCTGCATATTGCTCAGATACAACTCCCGCCTAATAAAGCAAACATCGGCACTGTTCGTCGGCTTCTTATGGATGAAGCACACCGGCGGTTGACAAGCACCGGAAACGCGGGTGGTATTATCGCATCTACCGATGGCGACACGATTGTCGATAAACACTGGGTTTATTACATCATGCTCGAGATTGCGAACGGAAACGACGCCGTTGGTGGCCGAATTCTGACCCATCCTGAATCGAGTAAGGTACGCTTGTATCACCTGCGCAACGTGATGTATCGAACGCTGATCGCCAAAGCCGAAGCCATGATTGATCCGTGCCCGAACGATCCGTGGCCCCGCCATTTCCAACATTTTGGCGCTAGTATTGCCGTTACCTGCCAGATGTACGAACAGGCGGGCCGTTTGCCGGAGAAACCATTTCTGGAAGATGAAGCGTTCTACAAAGCACTCCTGAGAACCGATGCGAGGGTGAGGCAAAGTCCACACGTAAAGGTATTTACGTCTACCCGCACAAATGGTCGCGTAGCGGTTGGTTTTTCGGAGCAGCTGCGCTATTGGGCGGCTTTGGATCAGTCGGGAAACGAGCAGTTGGTTGAGCCCGTTGAAGCGATACTTTCTAAATTCCGGAATCGTCAGAAGTTGCGTCTGTGGTGGCAAGCTCAGGGGCAGCTATCCCGTCCAGATGATATTGTGCAGATTGCCCAGGATCTGTTAGTGGATGCCAACTGGCTCATGACCGAGATCGAGAAGAGTCGTTTTTTCGGTCAGCTATGGGAGAAAGTGGAAGAAGCGATAGCCAGAGGACCGTGGGCCGAGCAATGGACACCAGTACCCATCACGGCTGCCATTCAGGATCTGCGCACGTTCGTCAGATCCTAA
- a CDS encoding SDR family NAD(P)-dependent oxidoreductase gives MATQSKIALVTGGSRGLGKNMALQLAADGTDIILTYRTRQEEAEAVVNEIEQTGRKAVALRLDTGISSTFDAFVQQVSVVLTETWGRTTFDFLINNAGIDAASPFAQTTEEDFDNLFNVHLKGVYFLTQKALPLLADNGGIVNVSTGLTRFATPGYAAYASMKGAIEVFTKYLAKELGSRGIRANLVAPGIIETDFTKAAREAHPEMSAFLSSQTALGRIGQPDDIGGVVAFLCSPNAGWVNAQRIEASGGMFL, from the coding sequence ATGGCAACACAGAGCAAAATAGCACTAGTAACCGGTGGCAGCCGTGGTCTGGGTAAAAATATGGCCCTGCAACTCGCAGCCGATGGCACCGACATTATCCTGACCTACCGCACTAGACAGGAAGAAGCCGAAGCGGTCGTCAACGAAATTGAGCAGACGGGTCGCAAAGCCGTAGCACTCCGACTGGACACGGGTATCAGCAGTACCTTCGACGCCTTCGTTCAGCAGGTTTCGGTGGTGCTGACCGAAACGTGGGGACGTACCACATTCGACTTCCTTATCAACAATGCCGGTATCGATGCGGCATCGCCTTTCGCCCAGACAACCGAAGAAGATTTCGACAATCTATTCAACGTTCACCTCAAAGGCGTTTATTTTCTGACGCAGAAGGCGTTGCCCCTACTCGCCGATAACGGAGGCATCGTCAATGTCTCCACCGGCCTAACCCGTTTCGCAACGCCCGGCTATGCCGCCTATGCATCGATGAAAGGCGCGATTGAAGTCTTCACCAAGTACCTGGCGAAAGAATTGGGTTCGCGCGGCATTCGGGCCAATCTGGTTGCGCCGGGCATTATTGAAACTGATTTTACCAAAGCAGCCCGCGAAGCACACCCTGAAATGAGCGCGTTTCTTTCATCACAAACGGCACTGGGCCGTATAGGACAACCCGACGACATTGGCGGTGTAGTTGCCTTTCTGTGCTCGCCCAATGCCGGTTGGGTAAACGCCCAACGAATCGAAGCATCGGGTGGTATGTTTTTGTAA
- a CDS encoding dienelactone hydrolase family protein has protein sequence MDQRIINLFDEYTHKPLKRDDFLKRLAKLTGGMAAAMAVLPLLEINYAQAETVAHQDDRIKTESITYPGVDTTMKGYLARPAAAGKYPAVVVIHENRGLNPHIEDVTRRLALAGFLALAPDALSASGGTPADNRSDGSDQIRDLFSKLDAQKTRENFVKALDYLKNRPDSTGKLGAVGFCWGGAMANQLAVHDSDLKAAVPFYGRQPDAADVPKIKAAMQLHYGGLDERVNAGIPAYEEALKKSGVPYELYVYEGAQHAFHNDTAPTRYNEAAAKLAWSRTVTFLKAKLV, from the coding sequence ATGGATCAGCGCATTATCAATCTGTTCGACGAATACACGCACAAACCGCTCAAACGCGACGATTTCCTGAAGCGGCTGGCTAAGCTGACCGGTGGCATGGCAGCCGCAATGGCCGTACTGCCGCTACTGGAAATCAACTACGCACAGGCCGAGACCGTCGCTCACCAAGACGACCGTATCAAAACCGAATCGATCACGTATCCGGGTGTCGATACCACGATGAAAGGGTATCTCGCGCGACCCGCAGCCGCCGGAAAATATCCGGCGGTGGTGGTCATTCACGAAAACCGGGGCCTGAATCCGCACATCGAAGACGTGACCCGACGACTGGCGCTGGCGGGTTTCCTGGCCCTCGCGCCCGATGCACTTTCGGCATCGGGAGGAACACCAGCCGACAACCGTAGCGACGGTTCAGACCAGATTCGCGACTTGTTCAGCAAACTGGATGCGCAGAAAACACGCGAGAATTTCGTTAAAGCCCTGGACTATTTAAAAAATCGGCCCGACAGTACGGGTAAGCTGGGTGCGGTTGGTTTTTGCTGGGGCGGTGCCATGGCCAATCAACTGGCGGTTCACGATTCGGATCTAAAGGCCGCCGTTCCGTTCTACGGTCGTCAGCCCGACGCAGCCGACGTTCCCAAGATCAAAGCCGCCATGCAACTCCACTACGGCGGACTGGATGAACGAGTTAATGCCGGGATACCAGCCTACGAAGAAGCCCTGAAAAAATCGGGTGTGCCCTATGAGCTGTATGTGTATGAAGGAGCTCAGCACGCGTTTCACAACGACACCGCGCCCACGCGCTACAATGAAGCAGCCGCCAAGCTGGCCTGGAGTCGAACGGTGACGTTTTTGAAAGCGAAACTGGTTTAG
- a CDS encoding sugar phosphate isomerase/epimerase family protein: protein MLNLGFVSAILADYDLNGVLKFAAENKFSCIELMCWPGGNADARRYAGVTHIDVDNLNVEQVHTLTRLYGVSISGLGYYPNPLDPNPEQAEFYREHIKKIIRAAAKLGVPVVNTFIGRNPSLSVSDNLKLYTEHWPAIVKVAEEHNVKIGIENCPMWFTDDEWPGGKNIATTPAIWDRLFEIIPSRILGLNYDPSHLIWQMMDEVKPIYDYRDRLHHIHLKDVKLYRDKLNRVGIMANPLEYHSPKLPGLGDVRWGHFFAALTDVRYRGPVCIEVEDKAYEGSAEDVHTAILTARNYLSQFLVL from the coding sequence ATGCTCAACCTTGGCTTTGTGTCGGCAATACTGGCCGACTATGATTTGAACGGTGTTCTGAAGTTTGCGGCTGAAAATAAGTTCAGTTGCATTGAATTGATGTGCTGGCCCGGCGGAAACGCCGATGCACGCCGGTATGCGGGTGTAACGCACATCGATGTCGATAACCTGAACGTCGAGCAGGTGCACACATTGACCCGGCTCTATGGGGTTTCAATTTCGGGACTTGGTTACTACCCGAACCCGCTGGACCCCAACCCGGAGCAGGCCGAGTTTTATCGGGAGCATATCAAGAAGATCATCCGGGCAGCGGCTAAACTGGGTGTTCCAGTAGTCAATACATTTATTGGTCGTAACCCATCATTGAGCGTTTCCGACAACCTGAAGTTATACACGGAGCACTGGCCCGCTATCGTGAAGGTGGCAGAAGAACACAACGTAAAGATCGGCATCGAAAACTGTCCGATGTGGTTTACGGACGATGAATGGCCGGGTGGCAAAAACATCGCGACTACGCCCGCCATCTGGGACCGCCTGTTCGAGATCATTCCGTCCCGAATCTTGGGGCTGAACTATGATCCGAGCCACCTGATCTGGCAGATGATGGATGAGGTAAAACCCATTTATGACTACCGCGACCGGCTGCACCATATTCACCTCAAGGACGTTAAGCTTTACCGGGACAAACTGAACCGTGTGGGTATTATGGCGAATCCACTCGAATACCATTCGCCGAAGTTACCCGGCCTGGGCGATGTGCGCTGGGGCCACTTTTTCGCTGCGCTGACCGACGTGCGCTACCGGGGGCCGGTTTGCATTGAAGTCGAAGATAAAGCGTATGAAGGCAGCGCCGAGGATGTTCATACCGCGATTTTAACGGCCCGAAATTACCTGAGCCAGTTCCTGGTTTTGTAA
- a CDS encoding acyl-CoA dehydrogenase family protein — protein sequence MIDTATTTPRPSTLWLSDAGKMDGLISRIASVAAQTDEDGTFPETAFGWLTEAGLLAVTLPGQELDNRLPVTDQLLNLLKRIGTGNLAVGRIYEGHINALNLIDLYANSDQKRVWADDVRKYDRLFSVWNTQAGDGVRIHAIGDGRYRLEGSKTFCSGAGWIHRPLVTGELIGAEKKGWQMCIIPTERVQPIPQDTRFWQPLGMRASVSYKLDFTGVELTDADLLGEPGDYFRQPYFSGGAIRFAAVQLGGAEAVFNETRSFLASMNRIDDQAQKTRLAEMAYLIESGNQWLASSGTKADEWITRGGETDKIVAYANMTRTAIEEICLRVMQLAERSVGARGLMRPLPFERIHRDLTFYLRQPAPDATLADIGHFVLTNQPKAHDLWR from the coding sequence ATGATAGACACCGCTACGACCACACCACGACCAAGTACATTGTGGCTATCCGATGCCGGAAAAATGGATGGACTGATTAGTCGAATCGCCAGCGTTGCGGCCCAGACGGATGAGGACGGCACCTTTCCGGAAACGGCCTTCGGCTGGCTGACGGAAGCCGGACTGCTGGCCGTTACCCTTCCCGGTCAGGAATTGGATAACCGGTTGCCCGTTACTGATCAGCTGCTGAACTTATTGAAACGAATCGGCACGGGAAATTTGGCGGTCGGACGAATTTACGAAGGCCACATCAATGCGCTGAACCTGATTGATTTATACGCTAACTCAGACCAAAAACGAGTCTGGGCTGATGACGTGCGGAAATATGATCGATTGTTTAGTGTCTGGAACACGCAGGCTGGCGACGGTGTTCGGATTCATGCGATCGGCGATGGCCGGTATCGCCTGGAAGGATCGAAAACGTTCTGCTCAGGCGCGGGCTGGATTCACCGTCCGCTCGTAACCGGTGAACTGATCGGTGCGGAAAAAAAAGGCTGGCAGATGTGCATTATTCCCACCGAACGCGTACAGCCGATTCCGCAGGATACGCGTTTCTGGCAGCCGCTGGGTATGCGGGCATCGGTCAGTTACAAGCTCGACTTTACGGGCGTTGAACTAACTGATGCCGACCTGCTGGGTGAGCCGGGTGATTACTTCCGGCAACCTTACTTCAGTGGCGGAGCCATTCGGTTTGCGGCTGTGCAGCTAGGTGGAGCCGAAGCGGTCTTTAACGAGACCCGCTCATTTCTGGCGTCGATGAATCGGATTGACGATCAGGCGCAGAAAACGCGCTTGGCTGAAATGGCTTACCTCATTGAGTCTGGAAACCAGTGGCTTGCATCATCAGGTACAAAAGCCGACGAGTGGATAACGCGCGGGGGGGAGACGGATAAGATCGTGGCATACGCCAACATGACTCGAACCGCCATTGAAGAAATCTGTCTGCGCGTGATGCAGTTGGCCGAACGATCGGTAGGAGCAAGGGGCCTGATGCGACCGCTCCCATTCGAGCGTATCCACCGCGATCTGACCTTCTATCTTCGTCAACCGGCTCCGGATGCTACCCTCGCTGATATTGGTCATTTTGTGCTCACAAATCAACCAAAAGCGCATGATCTCTGGCGTTGA
- a CDS encoding class I SAM-dependent DNA methyltransferase → MPSLPTTYFDDVYRANEDPWAFETSPYERAKYEATMAALPNDHYKSAFEIGCSIGVLSEMLAQRCGKLLAVDASELPLKTARQRLAAYPQVTISQMSIPNEFPDQPFDLILMSEVGYYLALDDLKQVRQLLIDHLETNGQLLLVHWTPFVHDYPLTGDQVHELFLESTGAGKPLIHLLGQRTDKYRLDLFGKSM, encoded by the coding sequence ATGCCAAGTCTGCCAACCACTTATTTCGATGATGTCTACCGGGCTAATGAAGACCCCTGGGCCTTTGAAACCAGCCCATACGAACGAGCCAAATACGAAGCGACAATGGCCGCTTTACCGAATGATCATTATAAAAGTGCGTTCGAAATCGGCTGCTCGATCGGTGTGTTGAGCGAAATGCTGGCGCAACGCTGTGGTAAACTGCTGGCTGTCGATGCGAGTGAGTTGCCGCTCAAAACCGCTCGTCAGCGACTGGCTGCCTACCCGCAGGTGACGATCAGCCAGATGAGCATTCCCAACGAATTTCCGGACCAGCCGTTCGATCTTATCCTGATGTCTGAGGTCGGTTATTACCTGGCGCTGGACGATCTGAAACAGGTAAGGCAATTGCTGATTGATCATCTGGAGACCAACGGACAGTTGCTATTGGTCCACTGGACACCTTTCGTACATGATTATCCGCTCACCGGCGATCAGGTACACGAGCTTTTTCTGGAATCCACCGGAGCAGGAAAACCGCTGATTCATCTGCTCGGGCAGCGCACGGACAAATACCGGTTAGACCTATTTGGGAAATCCATGTAG
- a CDS encoding phosphatase PAP2 family protein, protein MRDAINQFDTDLFLRLNGIYASWLDPIMIFATERNTWFPFYALLIGWLVFRYRKQAIWMVLTLVAAVAISDQTASALLKPLTLRLRPCHVPALQRLIHPVLECGGPYGFASSHAANTFALATGVWLLVGRQYPWTKWIFLWAIFVSYSRIYVAAHYPLDVMAGAGIGVLAATLCVFIYRSLGAKRTRQDIA, encoded by the coding sequence TTGCGCGACGCGATCAATCAATTCGACACGGATCTATTTCTGCGACTTAACGGTATCTACGCATCCTGGCTGGACCCAATCATGATCTTCGCTACGGAACGGAACACCTGGTTTCCGTTCTACGCGTTGCTGATCGGCTGGCTGGTCTTTCGCTATCGGAAACAGGCGATCTGGATGGTATTGACGCTGGTGGCAGCGGTAGCGATCAGCGACCAGACAGCATCGGCACTGCTCAAACCACTCACGCTCCGATTACGGCCCTGTCACGTTCCGGCCTTGCAAAGACTGATCCACCCCGTGCTGGAGTGTGGGGGGCCATACGGATTTGCCTCTTCACACGCAGCCAATACGTTCGCACTGGCAACAGGGGTCTGGTTGCTTGTCGGCAGGCAGTACCCGTGGACGAAATGGATTTTCCTCTGGGCCATTTTTGTTTCCTACAGCCGGATTTACGTAGCTGCTCATTACCCGCTCGATGTGATGGCTGGCGCTGGCATTGGCGTGCTGGCAGCGACACTATGCGTCTTTATCTATCGTTCGCTCGGAGCGAAACGAACCCGTCAGGACATAGCTTAA
- a CDS encoding PIG-L deacetylase family protein, producing MISGVDKAHFLDGLAVPVDPQRLEQLGDTLVIAPHPDDESLGCGGTIALLREQGYAVHVLFVSDGSMSHPNSPSYPAERLRQLRESEALEALAILGVSPHDCTFMRQKDTQVAVPDKSGFDEAVAFMHDLIDRVKPQTILVPWRRDPHRDHRASWQILMGALARSSTKPRVLEYLIWLWELGNETDMPRHDEMNVWCVPIESVMNQRRQAIAAHRSQVSRLISDDPTAFYLSPELLTHFETPRELFLEAIYPNY from the coding sequence ATGATCTCTGGCGTTGATAAGGCCCATTTTCTGGATGGACTGGCAGTGCCAGTTGACCCCCAACGCCTTGAGCAACTTGGTGATACGCTGGTAATAGCCCCGCATCCTGACGACGAATCGCTGGGGTGTGGCGGTACGATTGCGTTGCTGCGTGAACAGGGATATGCGGTGCACGTTCTGTTCGTGAGCGATGGAAGCATGTCACACCCCAATTCGCCCAGTTACCCAGCCGAACGGCTTCGCCAGCTACGCGAATCAGAAGCGTTGGAAGCACTGGCTATTCTGGGTGTGTCGCCACATGATTGCACATTTATGCGCCAGAAAGACACGCAGGTCGCTGTGCCAGATAAGTCAGGTTTCGACGAAGCGGTTGCCTTCATGCATGACCTTATTGATCGGGTTAAGCCCCAAACGATACTGGTGCCCTGGCGTCGGGACCCGCACCGCGACCATCGGGCATCGTGGCAGATTCTGATGGGCGCGTTGGCTCGTAGTTCGACGAAGCCGCGCGTACTGGAATATTTGATCTGGCTGTGGGAGCTGGGCAACGAAACCGATATGCCCCGTCATGACGAGATGAACGTCTGGTGCGTACCCATCGAGTCGGTGATGAATCAGCGCAGGCAAGCCATTGCGGCTCATCGCTCGCAGGTGAGCCGGTTGATCAGCGATGACCCGACTGCTTTTTATCTGTCGCCGGAACTCTTGACCCACTTCGAAACGCCCCGCGAGTTATTTCTGGAAGCCATTTACCCTAATTATTGA
- the fumC gene encoding class II fumarate hydratase, translated as MEYRIEKDTMGQVQVPANVYWGAQTQRSIENFKIAQDINKMPREIIRAFAYLKKAAALTNFDAGVLSQEKSDLIGRACDEILDGKLDDQFPLVVWQTGSGTQSNMNVNEVVAYRGHVLNGGQLTDEKKFLHPNDDVNKSQSSNDTFPTAMHIAAYKILLDVTIPGITKLRDTLAAKSKQFMHIVKIGRTHFMDATPLTVGQEFSGYVSQLDHGLRAINNSLAHLSELALGGTAVGTGINTPPNYSENVAKHIATVTGLPFITAENKFEALAAHDAIVEAHGALKTVAASLMKIGNDIRMLSSGPRAGIGELHIPDNEPGSSIMPGKVNPTQCEAMTMVAAQVMGNDVAINIGGMSGHFELNVFKPVMIFNFLHSARLIGDVCVSFNDKCAEGIEPIEANIKKHVDSSLMLVTALNTKIGYYKAAEIAQTAHKNGSTLKETALQLGYLTEDEFNEWVKPEDMVGEIK; from the coding sequence ATGGAATACCGCATCGAAAAAGACACAATGGGCCAGGTACAGGTCCCGGCCAATGTGTATTGGGGCGCGCAGACCCAGCGTTCTATCGAGAATTTCAAAATTGCTCAGGACATTAATAAGATGCCCCGCGAGATTATCCGGGCGTTTGCATACCTCAAAAAAGCAGCCGCGCTGACGAACTTCGATGCGGGTGTATTATCGCAGGAGAAAAGCGATCTGATCGGGCGGGCCTGTGACGAAATTCTGGATGGCAAGCTCGATGACCAGTTCCCACTGGTTGTGTGGCAAACGGGTTCGGGTACGCAGTCGAACATGAACGTCAACGAGGTGGTAGCGTATCGGGGACACGTGCTGAACGGTGGTCAGCTCACCGACGAGAAGAAGTTTCTGCACCCGAACGATGACGTGAACAAGTCGCAGTCGTCGAACGATACCTTCCCGACGGCCATGCACATTGCGGCCTACAAAATTCTGCTCGACGTTACGATTCCGGGCATTACTAAACTGCGCGATACGCTGGCGGCCAAATCGAAGCAGTTCATGCATATCGTGAAAATCGGGCGGACACACTTCATGGATGCCACACCGTTGACGGTTGGTCAGGAGTTCTCGGGCTATGTGTCGCAACTTGATCACGGCTTACGCGCCATCAACAATTCGCTGGCTCACCTGAGCGAGCTGGCCCTTGGCGGAACGGCGGTTGGAACGGGTATCAATACGCCCCCAAACTATTCGGAGAACGTCGCGAAACACATCGCTACGGTGACGGGTCTGCCGTTTATCACCGCCGAGAATAAGTTTGAAGCCCTTGCCGCCCACGACGCGATCGTGGAAGCACACGGTGCGTTGAAAACCGTTGCGGCCAGCCTGATGAAAATTGGTAACGACATCCGGATGTTGTCTTCCGGCCCACGGGCGGGTATTGGCGAATTGCACATTCCCGATAACGAACCAGGTTCGTCGATTATGCCGGGTAAAGTGAACCCAACACAGTGCGAAGCCATGACGATGGTGGCCGCGCAGGTGATGGGTAACGATGTGGCGATCAACATTGGGGGCATGAGCGGTCATTTTGAACTGAACGTGTTCAAGCCCGTCATGATCTTCAACTTCCTGCACTCGGCCCGGTTAATCGGTGACGTTTGTGTATCGTTCAATGACAAGTGTGCGGAAGGTATCGAACCGATCGAAGCAAACATCAAAAAGCACGTCGATTCGTCGCTGATGCTGGTTACGGCGCTGAATACGAAAATCGGCTATTACAAAGCCGCCGAAATCGCCCAAACTGCCCACAAGAACGGTTCGACCCTAAAAGAGACGGCCCTGCAACTCGGCTACCTGACCGAAGACGAGTTTAACGAATGGGTGAAGCCCGAAGATATGGTCGGCGAGATCAAGTAG